A single genomic interval of Streptomyces graminofaciens harbors:
- a CDS encoding methionine ABC transporter ATP-binding protein, with protein MITTTGLTKVYRSRGREVTALDGVDLHVREGEVYGVIGQSGAGKSSLIRCVNLLERPTAGTVTVDGQDLTALAGRGPRAGKELRRARSRIGMVFQHFNLLSTRTVQDNVELPLEILGKSGAERSRKALELLDLVGLADKAKAYPAQLSGGQKQRVGIARALAGDPKVLLSDEATSALDPETTRSILTLLRDLNRQLGLTVLLITHEMDVVKYICDSAALMEQGRVVESGTVGELLGTPGSELAAALFPVGGEAIGEDRTVVDVTFHGEAATQPVISQLSRTYNVDISILGAAIDTVGGLQVGRMRIELPGRYEDNVVPIGFLREKGLRIDVVGESQLVKDGAK; from the coding sequence GTGATCACCACCACGGGCCTCACCAAGGTCTACCGCTCACGCGGCCGTGAGGTCACCGCCCTCGACGGCGTCGACCTGCACGTCCGCGAAGGCGAGGTGTACGGCGTCATCGGCCAGTCCGGCGCCGGCAAGTCCTCCCTCATCCGCTGCGTCAATCTGCTCGAGCGACCCACCGCCGGCACGGTCACCGTCGACGGACAGGACCTCACCGCGCTCGCCGGACGGGGCCCCCGTGCGGGCAAGGAACTCCGCCGGGCCCGCAGCCGTATCGGCATGGTCTTCCAGCACTTCAACCTGCTGTCCACGCGAACCGTCCAGGACAACGTCGAACTGCCGCTGGAGATCCTCGGCAAGTCGGGCGCCGAGCGCTCCCGCAAGGCTCTGGAACTGCTCGACCTCGTAGGCCTCGCCGACAAGGCCAAGGCCTACCCGGCCCAGCTCTCCGGCGGCCAGAAGCAGCGCGTCGGCATCGCCCGCGCCCTCGCCGGCGACCCGAAGGTGCTGCTCTCCGACGAGGCCACCAGCGCCCTCGACCCGGAGACCACCCGCTCGATCCTGACGCTGCTGCGCGATCTCAACCGGCAGCTGGGCCTGACCGTCCTGCTCATCACGCACGAGATGGACGTCGTCAAGTACATCTGCGACTCGGCCGCCCTCATGGAGCAGGGGCGCGTCGTCGAGTCCGGCACGGTCGGCGAGTTGCTCGGGACCCCCGGCTCCGAACTGGCCGCCGCTCTCTTCCCGGTCGGCGGCGAGGCCATCGGCGAGGACCGCACGGTCGTCGACGTCACCTTCCACGGAGAGGCCGCCACCCAGCCCGTCATCTCCCAGCTGTCGCGCACCTACAACGTCGACATCTCCATCCTCGGCGCCGCCATCGACACCGTCGGCGGCCTCCAGGTGGGCCGGATGCGCATCGAACTGCCCGGCCGCTACGAGGACAACGTCGTACCGATCGGCTTCCTGCGTGAAAAGGGCCTGCGGATCGACGTCGTCGGTGAGTCTCAGCTGGTGAAGGACGGTGCCAAGTGA
- a CDS encoding methionine ABC transporter permease, with product MTWSEMRPLLEQACWDTLHMVGWSTLIAVVGGLPLGILLVLTDKGGLLQSLGANKVIGQIVNIARSMPFIILMVALMDFTRTITGTTIGREAAIVPLAIGAIPFFARLVETAVREVDGGLVEAVQSMGGNTWTIVRKVLVPEALPSLIASTTTTVVALIGYSAMAGTVGAGGLGDIAIRYGYQRFETDLMWITVAILAVVISVIQFAGDYAARSLHRRGGKAGPAPKLRLLKASTATSKTV from the coding sequence GTGACCTGGTCCGAGATGCGGCCCCTGCTGGAGCAGGCGTGTTGGGACACCCTCCACATGGTCGGCTGGTCCACACTCATCGCGGTCGTCGGCGGACTCCCGCTCGGCATCCTCCTCGTCCTCACCGACAAGGGCGGCCTGCTGCAGAGCCTCGGCGCCAACAAGGTCATCGGGCAGATCGTGAACATCGCCCGCTCGATGCCGTTCATCATCCTGATGGTCGCGCTGATGGACTTCACGCGCACGATCACCGGGACGACCATCGGCCGCGAGGCCGCGATCGTGCCGCTAGCCATCGGCGCGATCCCCTTCTTCGCACGCCTGGTCGAGACGGCTGTCCGCGAAGTGGACGGCGGACTCGTCGAGGCCGTGCAGTCGATGGGCGGCAACACCTGGACGATCGTCCGCAAGGTCCTCGTCCCCGAGGCCCTGCCCTCGCTGATCGCCAGCACCACGACCACGGTCGTCGCGCTCATCGGCTACTCGGCCATGGCGGGCACGGTCGGCGCCGGCGGCCTCGGCGACATCGCCATCCGCTACGGGTACCAGCGCTTCGAGACCGACCTCATGTGGATCACCGTCGCGATCCTCGCCGTCGTCATCTCGGTCATCCAGTTCGCCGGCGACTACGCGGCCCGCTCCCTGCACCGCCGTGGCGGTAAGGCGGGCCCGGCCCCGAAGCTGCGGCTGCTCAAGGCGTCCACGGCGACGAGCAAGACCGTCTGA
- a CDS encoding MetQ/NlpA family ABC transporter substrate-binding protein, with protein sequence MRNTAKLTTAVLAAGALTLGLTACGSDKADTASGTSDTSGPLVVAASPTPHAEILDYVKDNLAKKAGLELEVKEFTDYVLPNTATEDGSVDANYFQNQPYLDDFNKKQGTHIVPVVTVHLEPLGLYSNKVKSKDDLKSGATVAIPNDTVNEARALKLLDSAGIITLKDGVGNEATPADIAENPKKLTFKELEAAQTPRSLEDVDAAVINGNYALEADLSPAEDALAVEPAKDNPNGNFLAVKEGNEDDPRVKKLVKLLTSDEVKKFIEDKWSNGSVIPSF encoded by the coding sequence GTGCGTAACACCGCCAAGCTCACCACCGCCGTGCTCGCCGCCGGAGCCCTCACCCTCGGGCTCACCGCATGCGGCTCGGACAAGGCCGACACCGCGTCCGGCACGTCCGACACGAGCGGTCCTCTGGTCGTCGCCGCCAGCCCGACCCCGCACGCCGAGATCCTCGACTACGTGAAGGACAACCTGGCGAAGAAGGCCGGCCTGGAGCTGGAGGTCAAGGAGTTCACCGACTACGTCCTGCCGAACACGGCCACCGAGGACGGCTCCGTGGACGCCAACTACTTCCAGAACCAGCCCTACCTCGACGACTTCAACAAGAAGCAGGGCACCCACATCGTGCCCGTCGTCACCGTGCACCTTGAGCCGCTCGGCCTCTACTCCAACAAGGTCAAGAGCAAGGACGACCTGAAGAGCGGCGCGACCGTCGCCATCCCGAACGACACGGTCAACGAGGCACGCGCCCTCAAGCTCCTCGACTCCGCCGGCATCATCACGCTCAAGGACGGCGTCGGCAACGAGGCGACCCCCGCGGACATCGCCGAGAACCCCAAGAAGCTCACGTTCAAGGAACTGGAGGCGGCCCAGACCCCGCGCTCCCTGGAGGACGTCGACGCCGCGGTGATCAACGGCAACTACGCCCTGGAGGCCGACCTCTCGCCCGCCGAGGACGCCCTGGCCGTGGAGCCCGCCAAGGACAACCCGAACGGCAACTTCCTCGCGGTCAAGGAGGGCAACGAGGACGACCCACGCGTGAAGAAGCTCGTCAAGCTCCTCACCTCCGACGAGGTCAAGAAGTTCATCGAGGACAAGTGGAGCAACGGCTCCGTCATCCCGTCGTTCTGA
- a CDS encoding GNAT family N-acetyltransferase, with amino-acid sequence MMSTFPDISISTERLVLRPFEELDIEAFAEMMNDEMVTAWTSVPHPYTRDDARRWITEQAPAERTEGRGIVFAVTEFLTQRLVGIVHLRNTDWRVRSSEIAYIVAPWARGEGYASEAAFVTARWLFHDQKFERLELRTAADNAASQQVAQKIGCISEGVLRNAWIARSRTDSGHWIEVRTDVIVWSLLPEDLTGADEQLADAGGFSSYSDWN; translated from the coding sequence ATGATGAGCACCTTTCCCGACATCTCCATCAGCACGGAGCGGTTGGTTCTGCGCCCGTTCGAGGAGCTGGACATCGAGGCGTTCGCCGAGATGATGAACGACGAGATGGTCACCGCCTGGACCTCCGTCCCCCACCCCTACACCCGGGATGACGCCCGGCGCTGGATCACCGAGCAGGCCCCCGCCGAACGCACCGAGGGCCGCGGCATCGTCTTCGCCGTCACCGAGTTCCTCACCCAGCGCCTCGTCGGCATCGTGCACCTGCGGAACACGGACTGGCGGGTCCGCTCCAGCGAGATCGCGTACATCGTCGCCCCCTGGGCCCGCGGCGAGGGCTACGCGTCCGAGGCGGCCTTCGTCACCGCCCGCTGGCTCTTCCACGACCAGAAGTTCGAACGGCTGGAGCTGCGCACCGCCGCCGACAACGCGGCCTCCCAGCAGGTCGCCCAGAAGATCGGCTGCATCAGCGAGGGCGTGCTGCGCAACGCCTGGATAGCGCGCAGCAGAACGGACAGCGGCCACTGGATCGAGGTCCGCACCGACGTCATCGTCTGGAGCCTGCTGCCGGAGGACCTCACCGGCGCCGACGAACAACTGGCCGACGCCGGCGGTTTCAGCTCCTACTCCGACTGGAACTGA
- the cbiE gene encoding precorrin-6y C5,15-methyltransferase (decarboxylating) subunit CbiE, producing MADRVTVIGWDGSPLTSAARSALGAATLVAGAAHHLTLPEVPRGAERIRLGSVALAARRIAGHRGTAVVLADGDPGFFGVVRTLRAPEYGLEVEVVPAVSAVAAAFARAAMPWDDAEVVVAHRRTLRRAVNVCRAHTKVAVLTSPGAGPAELGLLLDGVHRTFVICEELGTARERVTVLTSDKAVDRAWRDPNVVIVIGGHMAVGEEGGWIAGRDPATGSRGWALPSLVYGGAVGEGESDMLRAAQLARLGPRMGDLVWDIGSGSGAFATEAARCGAAVIAVDHSPEACGRTTMAARRFGVQLQVVHGTAPHVLENLPEPDVVRVGGGGAAVISAVADRRPQRIVTHAATRDAAELIGRNLTEHGYAVQCALVQSVELDTRVWTEKERSVAFLLTGELARRETHR from the coding sequence ATGGCCGACCGCGTCACGGTGATCGGCTGGGACGGCTCCCCCCTGACCTCGGCGGCGCGCTCCGCCCTCGGCGCAGCCACCCTGGTCGCCGGCGCGGCCCACCACCTGACGCTGCCCGAGGTACCCCGGGGCGCCGAACGCATCAGGCTCGGCAGTGTCGCCCTCGCGGCCCGCCGCATCGCCGGCCACCGCGGCACCGCTGTCGTCCTCGCCGACGGGGACCCCGGCTTCTTCGGAGTCGTCCGCACCCTCAGGGCCCCCGAGTACGGCCTGGAGGTCGAGGTCGTCCCCGCCGTCTCCGCCGTGGCCGCCGCCTTCGCCCGCGCGGCCATGCCCTGGGACGACGCCGAGGTGGTCGTCGCACACCGTCGTACGCTGCGCCGCGCGGTCAACGTCTGCCGTGCCCACACCAAGGTGGCCGTCCTCACCTCACCCGGTGCCGGACCCGCCGAACTCGGTCTGCTCCTCGACGGGGTCCACCGCACCTTCGTCATCTGCGAGGAACTCGGCACCGCACGCGAACGCGTCACCGTCCTCACCTCCGACAAGGCCGTCGACCGCGCGTGGCGCGACCCCAACGTCGTCATCGTCATCGGCGGCCACATGGCCGTCGGCGAGGAAGGCGGCTGGATCGCCGGCCGCGACCCCGCCACCGGATCGCGCGGCTGGGCCCTGCCCTCCCTCGTCTACGGCGGCGCCGTCGGCGAGGGCGAGTCGGACATGCTCCGCGCGGCCCAACTCGCCCGCCTGGGCCCGCGGATGGGCGACCTGGTGTGGGACATCGGCTCCGGCAGCGGCGCCTTCGCCACCGAGGCGGCGCGCTGCGGCGCCGCCGTCATCGCCGTCGACCACTCACCCGAGGCCTGCGGCCGTACGACGATGGCGGCACGCCGCTTCGGCGTGCAGCTCCAGGTCGTGCACGGCACCGCCCCGCACGTCCTGGAGAACCTCCCCGAACCCGACGTCGTACGCGTCGGCGGCGGGGGAGCGGCGGTGATCTCGGCCGTCGCCGACCGCCGTCCGCAGCGCATCGTCACTCACGCCGCCACCCGCGACGCCGCCGAACTCATCGGCCGCAACCTCACCGAACACGGCTACGCGGTCCAGTGCGCCCTCGTCCAGTCCGTCGAACTCGACACCAGGGTCTGGACCGAGAAGGAGCGGAGCGTTGCGTTCCTGCTCACGGGCGAACTCGCGCGCCGCGAGACTCATCGCTGA
- the cobT gene encoding nicotinate-nucleotide--dimethylbenzimidazole phosphoribosyltransferase, whose amino-acid sequence MTDTGQIPGEGLPESAGMVEQPGVSAPGAYAYLSETAAEDEDLLLPGAQSAWGNEVPPPAPEPVVQVVHEPVVHEPGPHETSGRDSGSLDLGAVRMTVATPVPQPPVARRPLHLGPLTPDASASPVRSLADRGPAGAPVPPAVRQSGPPTSGPEYLDVPPQSVSPWAAAPAPAPVASEATPAQAVPTEGAAAETVVPEPVPSLVAVAEAPVEAEVAVQVPEATVSPPEAVVAAPPVDEVAQAQAEAAQIQAEAQVEAAAETPQAEPVADVAQAPAPVEAVAEPQAPEAQQAADAAQTLDVVQTPEAAPTPEAAQAPEALPVPDGSPVEQSPVEQSPIEQSPVEPGLPETTPFPAAAEERRETPAQVLSEPQPPSPDVPQPPHEAADGVGDEPVEVVQVSAAEEAEPTPVAAVVVEDQQPAQEPVLTQDPQQAPEAPVAQEPPVHEPQPVEAVEAVEVPEFVEEVPPQPAADEAQAAEIPQPQAPVQGPQATDPAAHIVDVAAQTPDTADQAAQSDQSADTTDSSVSQPLAAEAVPASEEPQEIPVQEAVPAEQPVDVAVAEPIAPAVAEAPQPVLTEAAPQPPAPQGAVVQPPGEPEPVGAPLAAAAPLEAAQAPVDQPLGQFVPVEGSVPTTPHLAPTPPRGVPVPSVPTQEESAEESVPPAEATVPAPREAEAEAQPEPLAADAEPGLVQHADDLETRAADQEDGEAGAENEESTAAVDETPEEAQAETGEDAREEVRQSTGPAAPPYDDAEREAVLKVMRERRDIRNGFRGDPIPHDVLLRVLEAAHTAPSVGHSQPWDFVVIRSAETRRTMHELAQRQREAYAKSLPKGRAKQFKELKIEAILDTPVNIVVTADPTRGGRHTLGRHTQPQMAPYSSALAVENLWLAARAEGLGVGWVSFFDEREMVRALGLPEHLEVVAYLCVGYVDEFPDEPELMQAGWAKRRPLSWVVHEETYGRRALPGEDPHDLLAETVANIRPLDAKALGEAWERQKRMTKPAGALGMLEIISAQLSGLSRQCPPPIPEPAAVAIFAGDHGVHAQGVTPWPQEVTAQMVANFLGGGAVCNAFATQVGAEVCVVDVGVASDLPATPGLLPRKIRAGTSDMTTGPAMTREEAKKAIEVGIETARDLVAAGNKALLTGEMGIANTTASAALISVFTDSDPAEVTGRGTGINDETLARKTEVVRRAIDLHEPDPADPIGVLAAIGGFEHAAMVGLLLGGASLRTPVILDGVSAGAAALVARAIAPEVLAACIAGHRSAEPGHVAALQKLGLRPLVDLDLRLGEGTGALLALPVVQSAARAMHEVATFDSAGVTEK is encoded by the coding sequence ATGACCGACACCGGCCAGATCCCGGGCGAGGGACTGCCGGAGAGCGCAGGCATGGTGGAGCAGCCGGGCGTCTCCGCGCCGGGTGCGTACGCCTACCTCTCCGAGACCGCCGCCGAGGACGAAGACCTCCTGCTGCCGGGCGCCCAGAGCGCCTGGGGCAACGAGGTGCCGCCACCCGCCCCCGAGCCGGTCGTCCAGGTCGTCCACGAGCCCGTCGTCCATGAGCCCGGCCCGCACGAGACGTCGGGCCGGGACAGCGGCTCGCTCGACCTCGGTGCCGTCCGTATGACCGTCGCCACGCCCGTTCCGCAGCCGCCGGTGGCCCGCCGCCCGCTCCACCTCGGCCCGCTCACTCCGGACGCCTCCGCCAGCCCGGTCCGCTCCCTCGCCGACCGCGGCCCGGCGGGCGCCCCCGTCCCGCCCGCCGTACGTCAGTCCGGGCCGCCCACCAGTGGCCCCGAGTATCTGGACGTGCCCCCGCAGAGCGTGTCGCCCTGGGCGGCGGCCCCGGCGCCGGCGCCGGTCGCCTCCGAGGCGACGCCCGCGCAGGCCGTGCCGACCGAGGGCGCGGCTGCAGAAACGGTCGTGCCGGAGCCTGTGCCGTCTCTCGTGGCGGTTGCCGAGGCGCCGGTGGAGGCGGAGGTCGCCGTTCAGGTGCCGGAGGCCACTGTTTCGCCCCCGGAGGCGGTCGTGGCGGCACCACCGGTCGACGAGGTCGCCCAGGCCCAGGCCGAGGCGGCCCAGATCCAGGCCGAGGCCCAGGTCGAGGCCGCTGCCGAGACCCCGCAGGCCGAGCCCGTCGCCGACGTGGCACAGGCTCCCGCCCCGGTCGAGGCCGTCGCCGAGCCGCAGGCCCCCGAGGCTCAGCAGGCCGCGGATGCCGCACAGACCCTGGATGTCGTACAGACCCCTGAAGCCGCACCGACCCCTGAGGCCGCACAGGCCCCCGAGGCTCTCCCGGTCCCGGACGGCTCTCCCGTCGAGCAGAGCCCCGTCGAGCAGAGCCCCATCGAGCAGAGCCCGGTCGAGCCCGGTCTGCCGGAGACCACACCGTTCCCGGCGGCGGCCGAGGAGCGGAGAGAGACGCCCGCTCAGGTCCTGAGCGAGCCCCAGCCTCCGTCCCCGGACGTCCCGCAGCCCCCGCACGAGGCGGCCGACGGCGTCGGCGACGAGCCCGTGGAGGTCGTCCAGGTCTCTGCGGCGGAGGAGGCCGAACCGACGCCGGTCGCGGCCGTCGTCGTGGAGGACCAGCAGCCCGCGCAGGAGCCCGTCCTCACGCAGGACCCGCAGCAGGCGCCCGAAGCGCCGGTGGCCCAGGAGCCCCCGGTCCACGAGCCTCAGCCGGTGGAAGCGGTGGAAGCCGTGGAGGTGCCGGAGTTCGTGGAGGAGGTGCCCCCGCAGCCCGCCGCGGACGAGGCGCAGGCAGCGGAGATCCCCCAGCCGCAGGCCCCCGTGCAAGGCCCGCAGGCCACGGACCCCGCTGCCCACATCGTGGACGTGGCGGCCCAGACCCCGGACACCGCCGACCAGGCCGCTCAGAGCGACCAGAGCGCCGACACCACGGACTCCTCGGTATCTCAGCCCCTCGCGGCCGAGGCCGTGCCCGCGTCGGAGGAGCCGCAGGAGATTCCGGTCCAGGAGGCCGTGCCCGCCGAGCAGCCGGTCGACGTGGCCGTGGCGGAGCCCATCGCGCCCGCCGTCGCCGAGGCCCCGCAGCCTGTCCTGACGGAGGCGGCCCCTCAGCCGCCGGCCCCCCAAGGCGCGGTCGTCCAGCCCCCCGGCGAGCCCGAGCCCGTCGGCGCCCCGCTCGCCGCGGCGGCACCGCTGGAGGCAGCGCAGGCCCCGGTGGACCAGCCGCTGGGCCAGTTCGTGCCCGTGGAGGGCTCGGTGCCCACGACCCCGCACCTGGCCCCGACGCCGCCCCGTGGCGTGCCGGTCCCGTCGGTACCCACGCAGGAGGAGTCGGCCGAGGAATCCGTGCCTCCCGCCGAGGCCACCGTTCCGGCCCCCCGTGAGGCGGAGGCCGAGGCACAGCCCGAGCCGCTCGCCGCCGACGCGGAGCCCGGCCTCGTCCAGCACGCGGACGACCTGGAGACCAGGGCGGCCGACCAGGAAGACGGCGAAGCCGGCGCGGAGAACGAAGAGAGCACGGCCGCAGTGGACGAGACACCCGAAGAAGCCCAGGCGGAGACGGGGGAGGACGCGCGGGAAGAGGTACGCCAGTCCACGGGCCCGGCCGCGCCCCCCTACGACGACGCCGAGCGCGAGGCCGTCCTCAAGGTCATGCGTGAGCGCCGTGACATCCGCAACGGCTTCCGCGGCGACCCGATCCCGCACGACGTGCTGCTCCGCGTCCTGGAGGCCGCCCACACGGCCCCCTCCGTCGGCCACTCCCAGCCCTGGGACTTCGTCGTCATCCGCTCCGCCGAGACACGCCGCACGATGCACGAGCTGGCCCAGCGTCAGCGCGAGGCGTACGCCAAGTCGCTGCCCAAGGGCCGTGCCAAGCAGTTCAAGGAACTGAAGATCGAGGCCATCCTCGACACCCCGGTGAACATCGTCGTCACCGCAGACCCGACGCGCGGCGGCCGCCACACCCTGGGCCGCCACACGCAGCCGCAGATGGCCCCGTACTCCTCCGCGCTCGCGGTCGAGAACCTCTGGCTCGCCGCCCGCGCCGAGGGCCTCGGCGTCGGCTGGGTCAGCTTCTTCGACGAGCGCGAGATGGTCCGCGCCCTCGGCCTCCCCGAGCACCTGGAGGTCGTCGCCTACCTCTGCGTCGGATACGTCGACGAGTTCCCGGACGAGCCCGAGCTGATGCAGGCCGGCTGGGCCAAGCGCCGCCCGCTGTCCTGGGTCGTCCACGAGGAGACGTACGGCCGTCGTGCCCTGCCCGGAGAGGACCCGCACGACCTGCTCGCCGAGACCGTCGCCAACATCCGCCCGCTGGACGCCAAGGCGCTCGGTGAGGCATGGGAGCGGCAGAAGCGCATGACCAAGCCGGCCGGAGCCCTCGGCATGCTGGAGATCATCTCCGCGCAGCTGTCCGGCCTGTCCCGCCAGTGCCCGCCGCCGATCCCGGAGCCCGCCGCCGTCGCGATCTTCGCGGGCGACCACGGCGTCCACGCCCAGGGCGTCACCCCGTGGCCCCAGGAGGTGACGGCCCAGATGGTCGCCAACTTCCTCGGCGGAGGAGCGGTCTGCAACGCCTTCGCCACCCAGGTGGGCGCCGAGGTCTGCGTCGTGGACGTGGGCGTGGCGAGCGACCTCCCGGCCACGCCGGGCCTGCTGCCGCGCAAGATCCGCGCCGGTACGTCGGACATGACCACCGGGCCCGCGATGACCCGCGAGGAGGCCAAGAAGGCCATCGAGGTGGGCATCGAGACGGCCCGCGACCTCGTGGCGGCCGGCAACAAGGCCCTGCTCACGGGCGAGATGGGCATCGCCAACACCACGGCGTCGGCGGCCCTGATCTCCGTCTTCACCGACTCGGACCCCGCCGAGGTCACCGGTCGCGGCACGGGCATCAACGACGAGACCCTGGCCCGCAAGACCGAGGTCGTCCGCCGCGCCATCGATCTCCACGAGCCGGACCCGGCCGACCCCATCGGCGTCCTCGCCGCGATCGGCGGCTTCGAACACGCGGCCATGGTCGGCCTCCTTCTGGGCGGCGCCTCCCTGCGTACGCCGGTGATCCTGGACGGCGTCAGCGCCGGCGCCGCCGCCCTGGTGGCCCGGGCCATCGCCCCCGAGGTCCTCGCCGCCTGCATCGCCGGCCACCGCAGCGCCGAACCCGGCCACGTGGCCGCCCTCCAGAAGCTCGGCCTCCGCCCCCTGGTCGACCTCGACCTTCGCCTCGGCGAGGGCACCGGAGCCCTACTGGCCCTCCCGGTGGTCCAGAGCGCGGCCAGAGCGATGCACGAGGTGGCGACGTTCGACTCGGCGGGGGTGACCGAGAAGTAG